The following coding sequences are from one Oryzisolibacter sp. LB2S window:
- a CDS encoding IS66 family transposase, producing the protein MVIDEQALSELDAEQLREVTQRLLAELRHQRALNEKLTYECALLKRLKFAAQSERHSADQRSLLEEELDSDLAAVQQEIEQLRPAQPATDKQQPKRTPLPANLPRREIRHEPESTTCSTPGCGCRLLRIGEDVAEKLDYVPGVFTVERHVRGKWACAKCQTITQAPVAAHVIDKGIPTAGLLAQVLVAKYQDHQPLYRQENIFGRAGLAIPRSTLAQWVGTCGARLQPLVDALKAEVLGHRVLHGDETPVAMLKPGSGKTHRAYLWAYAPGAFEATRAVVYDFCESRAGEHARAFLGDWRGSLICDDYAGYKASFSQGVTEAGCLAHARRKFFDLHAAGKSQIAELALMQFARVYEIERQVQPLAAPERLQVRQQHSRPILDALHQWMVLQRQQVAGNSATAKALDYSLKRWAALTRFVDDPQLPPDNNWIENQIRPVALGRSNWLFAGSLRAGQRAAAVMSLIQSARMNGHDPYAYLKDVLTRLPTHKASRIEELLPHRWQPIDI; encoded by the coding sequence ATGGTGATCGATGAGCAAGCCCTGAGCGAACTGGATGCAGAACAACTGCGCGAAGTCACCCAGCGCCTGCTGGCCGAACTGCGTCACCAGCGCGCCCTCAACGAGAAGCTCACCTATGAGTGCGCGCTGCTCAAGCGGCTGAAGTTCGCCGCCCAATCCGAGCGGCACAGTGCCGATCAGAGGAGCCTGCTAGAAGAAGAGCTCGACAGCGATCTGGCCGCCGTCCAGCAGGAGATCGAGCAGTTGCGACCGGCTCAACCTGCCACCGACAAACAGCAGCCCAAGCGCACGCCGCTGCCGGCGAACCTGCCCAGGCGTGAGATCCGCCACGAACCCGAATCCACCACCTGTAGCACGCCCGGTTGCGGCTGCCGGCTCTTGCGCATCGGCGAGGACGTGGCCGAGAAGCTGGACTACGTGCCCGGCGTCTTCACGGTGGAGAGGCACGTGCGAGGCAAGTGGGCGTGCGCGAAGTGCCAGACCATCACCCAGGCACCGGTGGCTGCCCACGTCATCGACAAAGGCATCCCGACGGCCGGCCTGCTGGCCCAAGTGCTGGTGGCCAAGTACCAGGATCACCAGCCCTTGTACCGGCAGGAGAACATCTTTGGTCGCGCCGGCCTGGCGATTCCAAGATCCACCCTGGCGCAGTGGGTAGGCACCTGCGGTGCGCGGCTGCAACCGCTGGTCGATGCCCTGAAGGCCGAGGTGCTCGGCCACCGGGTGTTGCACGGTGATGAGACCCCGGTGGCCATGCTCAAGCCGGGCAGCGGTAAAACGCACCGGGCCTACCTGTGGGCCTATGCCCCGGGAGCGTTTGAAGCCACGCGGGCCGTGGTCTATGACTTCTGCGAGTCCCGCGCCGGAGAACACGCCCGCGCCTTTCTGGGGGACTGGCGCGGCAGCCTGATCTGTGACGACTATGCCGGCTACAAGGCCAGCTTTAGCCAGGGCGTGACCGAAGCCGGTTGCCTGGCACACGCCCGGCGCAAGTTCTTCGACCTGCACGCAGCGGGCAAGAGCCAGATCGCCGAATTGGCCCTGATGCAGTTCGCCCGGGTCTATGAGATCGAACGGCAAGTTCAGCCCCTGGCGGCACCAGAGCGGTTGCAGGTGCGCCAGCAGCACAGTCGGCCCATTCTGGACGCGTTGCACCAGTGGATGGTGCTGCAACGCCAGCAGGTGGCGGGCAACTCGGCGACGGCCAAGGCGCTGGACTACAGCCTCAAGCGCTGGGCAGCGCTCACGCGCTTCGTCGATGACCCGCAGCTGCCGCCGGACAACAATTGGATCGAAAACCAGATCAGGCCTGTGGCCCTGGGGCGCTCGAACTGGTTGTTCGCCGGCAGCTTGCGCGCGGGCCAGCGGGCGGCCGCCGTGATGAGCCTGATCCAGTCAGCGCGCATGAACGGGCACGACCCATATGCCTATCTCAAGGATGTGCTGACCCGGCTGCCCACGCACAAGGCCAGCCGGATTGAAGAACTGCTGCCGCATCGCTGGCAACCCATCGATATCTGA
- the tnpB gene encoding IS66 family insertion sequence element accessory protein TnpB (TnpB, as the term is used for proteins encoded by IS66 family insertion elements, is considered an accessory protein, since TnpC, encoded by a neighboring gene, is a DDE family transposase.) — protein MIRIDAAWLATAPLDMRAGTDTALARVIATFGAAHPHHAYVFANQRANRLKVLVHDGVGLWLAARRLHQGKFVWAPAGSPNVALEHAQLNALVLGLPWQRLGSQGAISVI, from the coding sequence ATGATCAGGATAGATGCGGCCTGGCTGGCCACCGCACCGCTGGACATGCGCGCAGGCACCGACACGGCCCTGGCGCGGGTGATCGCCACCTTCGGCGCGGCCCACCCGCACCATGCCTACGTCTTCGCCAACCAGAGAGCCAATCGCCTGAAGGTGCTGGTGCACGACGGCGTGGGGCTGTGGCTGGCTGCGCGTCGGCTGCACCAGGGCAAGTTCGTCTGGGCACCTGCAGGCAGCCCGAACGTGGCGCTGGAACACGCCCAGCTCAACGCCCTGGTGCTGGGCCTGCCCTGGCAGCGCCTGGGCTCGCAAGGCGCCATCAGCGTGATCTAA
- a CDS encoding transposase, whose amino-acid sequence MERLIDDDRRLRREYSAAFKASVLEQTRERGASVAGVALRHGLHPNMVHRWLREQRQIREQGQLSTPAFVPLLPPAAVADEHVAVPGIPAPTPANDAGEAIRIEVQRAGTTVTMNWPVTAAAHCAQALRELLR is encoded by the coding sequence ATGGAACGATTGATCGATGATGATCGCCGGCTGCGGCGCGAGTACAGCGCAGCTTTCAAAGCGTCGGTGTTGGAGCAGACCCGTGAACGCGGAGCGTCGGTGGCCGGCGTTGCCTTGCGTCATGGCCTGCATCCGAACATGGTGCACCGCTGGTTGCGCGAGCAGCGCCAGATACGTGAACAGGGCCAGCTGAGCACACCAGCCTTCGTGCCGTTGCTGCCTCCTGCTGCAGTCGCTGACGAGCACGTCGCTGTGCCTGGTATACCCGCCCCAACGCCGGCGAACGACGCTGGCGAGGCCATCCGCATTGAGGTGCAGCGCGCTGGAACCACCGTCACAATGAACTGGCCGGTGACGGCTGCGGCGCATTGCGCCCAGGCGCTGCGCGAATTGCTGCGGTGA
- a CDS encoding histidine kinase dimerization/phospho-acceptor domain-containing protein — MVRPDSEALSDTSQGRSWSLQRRLAASLVICIGGTFAILFPVLDHWIDHEIYRRMDTTLMQRSAAVGRVLQELDARKLESLMPEYEPGGHTEFFTIFDPQTHRALLRSPSSAGAELALGPVEQGTPRYYDVILPDGHAGRALATRVPVRGEESRLLVVATERRDWDQTERRIHFTLLGGIALATLLATGLALLMVRRIVVMLERVGVQLADLRSDRPIARIGADFPRELRPFAEAFNQGLHHLYAAIARERRFSRDVAHELRTPLAEIRISAESALIDADPTRIQHALNATIQASSRMQRSVDTLLLLARLESGQHTLALDPLDLTALLEELLAGFNVQQMAPKSPIRVTLPESAWVQSDQGVIERIVSNLLRNAIEYAPEGDDIQCRLERVASGWMLTIVNTAPNLQASDLDQFGLRFWRKDSEGGTVHHAGLGLALALALAHAIDLPLAFSLANGRLSARLGPWSPLL; from the coding sequence ATGGTACGTCCCGATTCCGAAGCCCTCTCTGATACGAGTCAAGGCAGATCCTGGTCCTTGCAGCGGCGGCTGGCTGCCAGCCTCGTGATCTGCATTGGAGGAACCTTCGCGATCCTGTTTCCCGTCCTCGACCACTGGATCGACCACGAAATCTACCGACGGATGGATACCACCCTGATGCAACGATCAGCGGCGGTGGGGCGCGTGCTGCAGGAGTTGGATGCGAGAAAGCTCGAAAGCCTCATGCCGGAATACGAGCCTGGCGGGCATACCGAGTTCTTCACGATCTTCGATCCGCAGACCCACCGGGCCTTGCTGCGTTCGCCCAGCAGTGCTGGGGCCGAGCTGGCGCTTGGACCGGTGGAGCAAGGCACCCCACGCTACTACGACGTGATACTCCCGGACGGCCACGCGGGCCGCGCGCTGGCGACGCGCGTGCCGGTAAGAGGTGAGGAATCTCGATTGCTGGTTGTGGCAACAGAACGTCGGGATTGGGATCAAACCGAGCGGCGCATCCACTTCACGCTCCTGGGCGGTATCGCACTGGCGACGCTCCTGGCCACAGGCCTGGCGCTGCTCATGGTTCGGCGCATCGTGGTCATGCTGGAGCGCGTCGGCGTGCAACTGGCCGACCTGCGTTCGGATCGGCCGATTGCGCGGATCGGAGCGGACTTTCCACGCGAACTGCGGCCGTTTGCCGAAGCCTTCAATCAGGGCTTGCATCACCTGTATGCGGCCATTGCCCGCGAGCGCCGCTTCTCCCGCGACGTGGCCCACGAGTTGCGCACGCCCCTGGCAGAAATCCGCATCAGCGCAGAAAGCGCTTTGATCGATGCCGACCCGACCCGAATCCAGCACGCCCTAAATGCAACGATCCAGGCCAGTTCACGCATGCAGCGCAGTGTGGACACTCTGCTGTTGTTGGCGCGGCTTGAATCCGGCCAACACACACTTGCGCTTGATCCTCTGGATCTAACAGCTTTGCTGGAAGAGTTACTGGCGGGATTCAACGTCCAGCAAATGGCGCCCAAGTCACCCATCCGCGTGACTTTGCCTGAATCGGCATGGGTGCAAAGCGATCAGGGCGTGATCGAACGCATCGTCTCCAACCTCTTGCGCAATGCCATCGAATACGCGCCCGAAGGCGACGACATTCAATGTCGGCTGGAGCGCGTGGCTTCCGGCTGGATGCTAACCATCGTCAACACAGCTCCCAATTTGCAGGCATCCGATCTGGATCAATTCGGCCTTCGCTTCTGGCGAAAGGATTCCGAAGGCGGCACGGTGCATCATGCCGGACTGGGGCTGGCGCTTGCGCTGGCGCTCGCACATGCCATAGACCTGCCGCTGGCGTTCTCGCTGGCCAACGGCCGCCTGTCCGCCCGGCTTGGCCCCTGGTCGCCGCTGCTCTGA
- a CDS encoding response regulator transcription factor translates to MRVLIVEDSQTLAEALSQSLQSEGYACDTAADGVSALKFLASYRYDAIILDLMLPRLDGFGVLRALSREAHAAPVLVLSARELLDDRVRALDAGADDYLTKPFELAELLARLRALVRRPPQRDVPVLRHGDLEVDPRSRTARFKGIDLGLTPKEYGLLDLLLRRRGATLSRPQIFEHLYDSRSDASDKVVEVIVSTLRTKLAQCGLDELIVTRRGFGYILP, encoded by the coding sequence ATGCGCGTATTGATCGTGGAAGACTCGCAAACGCTGGCCGAAGCCCTGAGCCAGAGCCTTCAGTCGGAAGGCTATGCCTGCGATACAGCAGCCGATGGCGTGTCCGCGCTGAAGTTTCTTGCCAGCTACCGGTACGACGCCATTATTCTGGACTTGATGCTGCCCCGGCTGGACGGCTTTGGCGTGTTGCGCGCATTGAGCCGGGAGGCCCATGCCGCACCGGTGTTGGTGCTCTCCGCGCGCGAGTTGCTCGACGACCGGGTGCGGGCCTTGGATGCGGGTGCCGATGACTACCTGACAAAACCCTTCGAGCTGGCCGAACTGCTGGCTCGCCTGCGGGCGCTGGTGCGGCGTCCGCCGCAACGGGACGTTCCAGTTCTGCGCCACGGCGATCTGGAAGTCGATCCGCGCTCGCGCACCGCGAGGTTCAAGGGCATTGATCTTGGGCTCACGCCGAAGGAATATGGACTACTCGACTTGCTGCTGCGTCGGCGCGGCGCCACGCTGTCGCGCCCGCAGATTTTTGAACATTTGTACGACAGCCGCAGCGATGCATCGGACAAGGTGGTGGAGGTGATTGTCAGCACCTTGCGAACCAAGCTCGCCCAGTGCGGCCTGGATGAACTGATCGTGACACGACGTGGCTTCGGCTACATACTGCCCTGA
- a CDS encoding ferric reductase-like transmembrane domain-containing protein gives MKRIIWTFWVFALALSALWFFADTLWPAQSNYFALRTVWIQYSGVLAIGTMSVAMVLATRPAWLEPRLNGLDKMYRLHKWLGIAALAAATVHWLWAQGTKWAVGWGWLTRPARKPRAEADSMGSIESALRGWRGLAEDLGEWAFYAVAVLLVLALLKRFPYRLFAKTHHWMAAIYLVLAFHTLVLVQFTYWAQPVGWALAMLLASGTVSAVWVLLGRIGAQRTARGVIESLQAYPALNVLETTLRMDPGWPGHRPGQFAFAMSNPKEGPHPYTLASAWVPEDRRITFITKALGDHTRRLPERLRVGDRVTVEGPYGCFTFDDGRARQIWIGAGIGITPFIARMKFLAQHEGQDARPIDLFHPTSDVDPKAIEKLRADSQAAGVALHLFIDKKDGRLTGERLRAMVPGWKDASVWFCGPTAFGRALRADLLAQGLEPEAFHQELFEMR, from the coding sequence ATGAAGAGAATAATTTGGACGTTCTGGGTTTTTGCGCTGGCATTGAGCGCTCTATGGTTTTTTGCCGATACGCTGTGGCCTGCACAGTCCAACTACTTCGCCCTGCGGACGGTATGGATTCAATACAGCGGCGTACTGGCCATCGGCACGATGTCCGTGGCGATGGTGCTGGCCACGCGCCCTGCGTGGCTGGAGCCCCGCTTGAACGGACTGGACAAGATGTACCGCCTGCACAAGTGGCTCGGCATAGCCGCTCTGGCCGCCGCAACAGTGCACTGGCTGTGGGCGCAGGGCACCAAGTGGGCCGTGGGCTGGGGCTGGCTGACGCGCCCGGCGCGCAAGCCCCGCGCAGAGGCTGATTCAATGGGCTCCATTGAATCGGCGTTGCGCGGCTGGCGCGGGCTGGCCGAAGACTTGGGCGAATGGGCCTTCTACGCCGTCGCGGTGCTACTGGTACTGGCGTTGCTCAAGCGCTTTCCATACCGGCTGTTCGCCAAGACGCACCACTGGATGGCAGCGATCTACCTGGTGCTGGCCTTCCACACCTTGGTGCTGGTGCAGTTCACCTACTGGGCGCAGCCCGTGGGCTGGGCTTTGGCTATGCTGCTGGCGAGCGGCACGGTATCGGCGGTGTGGGTGCTGCTGGGCCGGATCGGCGCGCAGCGCACCGCGCGCGGCGTTATCGAGTCGCTGCAAGCCTACCCGGCGCTGAATGTGCTGGAAACCACCCTGCGGATGGATCCGGGTTGGCCCGGCCACCGGCCCGGGCAGTTTGCCTTCGCTATGTCCAACCCGAAAGAAGGCCCGCACCCCTACACGCTGGCCTCAGCCTGGGTGCCGGAAGACCGGCGCATTACCTTCATCACCAAGGCGCTGGGCGACCACACCCGCCGGCTGCCTGAGCGCCTACGGGTCGGCGACCGGGTAACGGTCGAGGGGCCTTACGGCTGCTTCACTTTCGACGACGGGCGTGCCCGCCAGATCTGGATCGGTGCTGGCATCGGCATCACGCCGTTCATCGCGCGCATGAAGTTCCTGGCGCAGCACGAGGGCCAGGACGCACGTCCCATCGATTTGTTTCATCCGACGAGCGACGTTGATCCGAAGGCCATCGAGAAACTGCGCGCCGACAGCCAGGCGGCCGGCGTTGCGCTACACCTGTTCATCGACAAAAAGGACGGTCGCCTGACAGGTGAGCGCCTGCGTGCCATGGTGCCGGGTTGGAAAGACGCCAGCGTCTGGTTCTGCGGCCCCACGGCCTTCGGCCGCGCGTTGCGCGCCGACCTGCTGGCCCAGGGGCTGGAGCCGGAGGCGTTCCACCAGGAGCTTTTCGAGATGCGCTGA
- a CDS encoding relaxase/mobilization nuclease and DUF3363 domain-containing protein, translating to MSDRRDDDFRVRPSAPKNRGKGQGQSFVSKVLKQAGKASSGKSTVRRPASAHGTGQRPGSRLGRGHTAARFAGARLTPMSRRVTIKTLLVNHQRASPQSLAKHLRYIERDGVGRDGEPGQAYGPQTDTADLDAFKERCADDRHHFRFILSPEDGAELEDLRTYTRHLMGRMEADLGTGLDWVAVNHWNTDNPHTHLIVRGRDDTGKDLIIAGDYIADGFRHRAAELATEWLGPRTELEIQQTLQREVAQERWTSLDRTLKREAGEDGRVQIERFNEPNLQRQRLLLIGRLQRLQRLGLADETQPGAWAVHADAEKTLRALGERGDIIRTMQRAMSGKPRELAVFEPGDNGRTILGRVAAKGLADELRDRGYLVIDGVDGKAHYVALNARDELANYPTGAVVEVKGSTDVRAADRNIAALASDGLYRTDHHLAVAQGQAAPGRDPQEVVATHVRRLEALRRAGIVERVAEGLWKVPGDLPEQGRRYDAQRLGGVAVELKSHLPIERQARVIGATWIDQQLIDGGSGLGDLGFGGEAKQAMQQRADFLAEQGLAVRRGQRVILARNLLGTLRNRELAQAAKDIAGETGLEHRPVADGQRVAGIYRRSIMLASGRYAMLDDGMGFSLVPWKPVIEQRLGKQLAATVRGGGVSWEIGWHRGPTIS from the coding sequence GGGGCGCGGCCACACGGCAGCTCGATTCGCCGGGGCGAGGCTGACGCCCATGTCCCGGCGCGTGACCATCAAGACCTTGCTGGTGAATCACCAGCGGGCCAGCCCGCAGTCGCTCGCCAAGCACCTGCGCTACATCGAGCGCGATGGCGTGGGCCGCGACGGCGAGCCGGGCCAAGCCTACGGGCCGCAGACCGATACCGCCGACCTCGACGCCTTCAAGGAACGCTGCGCCGACGACAGGCACCATTTCCGCTTCATCCTCTCGCCCGAAGATGGCGCGGAACTGGAAGACCTGCGCACCTACACGCGGCACCTCATGGGCCGCATGGAGGCCGACCTGGGCACGGGCCTCGACTGGGTGGCCGTAAACCATTGGAACACCGACAACCCCCATACCCACCTGATCGTGCGCGGGCGCGATGACACCGGCAAAGACCTCATCATCGCGGGCGATTACATCGCCGACGGCTTCCGCCACCGGGCCGCCGAACTGGCGACCGAGTGGCTGGGGCCGCGCACCGAGCTGGAGATCCAGCAGACCTTGCAGCGCGAGGTGGCGCAAGAGCGGTGGACGAGCCTGGATCGCACCTTGAAGCGCGAGGCCGGCGAGGATGGCCGCGTGCAGATCGAACGCTTCAACGAGCCGAACTTGCAACGCCAGCGCCTGCTGCTGATTGGCCGCCTGCAACGCTTGCAGCGCCTGGGCTTGGCCGACGAGACGCAGCCGGGCGCCTGGGCCGTCCATGCCGATGCGGAGAAGACCCTGCGCGCCCTGGGCGAGCGTGGCGACATCATCCGCACCATGCAGCGGGCAATGAGTGGGAAGCCGCGCGAACTGGCGGTATTCGAGCCTGGAGACAATGGCAGAACCATCCTCGGGCGCGTGGCCGCGAAGGGGCTGGCCGACGAACTGCGCGACCGGGGCTATCTGGTCATCGACGGCGTGGACGGCAAGGCCCACTACGTCGCCCTGAACGCCCGCGACGAGCTGGCGAACTACCCGACCGGGGCCGTGGTGGAGGTGAAGGGATCGACCGACGTGCGCGCGGCCGACAGGAACATCGCCGCGCTGGCGAGCGATGGCCTGTACCGCACCGATCATCACCTGGCCGTGGCGCAGGGGCAGGCCGCACCGGGCCGTGACCCGCAGGAGGTCGTGGCCACCCATGTGCGCAGGCTGGAAGCCCTGCGCCGGGCTGGCATCGTGGAGCGCGTGGCCGAAGGGCTATGGAAGGTGCCGGGCGACCTGCCAGAGCAAGGCCGCCGCTACGACGCGCAACGGCTGGGCGGCGTGGCCGTGGAGCTGAAATCGCACCTGCCCATCGAGCGGCAGGCGCGCGTGATCGGGGCCACCTGGATCGACCAGCAGTTGATCGACGGCGGCTCGGGCTTGGGCGACCTGGGCTTTGGTGGCGAGGCCAAGCAGGCGATGCAGCAGCGCGCCGACTTCCTGGCCGAACAGGGGCTGGCCGTGCGGCGCGGGCAGCGTGTGATCCTGGCGCGCAACCTGCTGGGCACGCTGCGCAACCGGGAACTAGCGCAGGCCGCGAAGGACATTGCCGGCGAAACCGGCCTAGAGCATCGCCCGGTGGCCGACGGGCAACGCGTGGCCGGCATCTACCGGCGAAGCATCATGCTTGCCAGTGGGCGTTATGCGATGCTCGACGACGGCATGGGGTTTTCGCTGGTGCCGTGGAAGCCGGTGATCGAGCAGCGGCTGGGGAAGCAACTGGCCGCGACGGTGCGCGGCGGCGGGGTGTCATGGGAGATTGGGTGGCATCGGGGGCCAACCATTTCTTGA